One region of Eupeodes corollae chromosome 1, idEupCoro1.1, whole genome shotgun sequence genomic DNA includes:
- the LOC129938429 gene encoding uncharacterized protein K02A2.6-like produces MGKGKNQTRGMDKESNEEEEGYSNHLVLSNFVLNTKQFNPATDEWAIYKEKLAHLFNITKVRPEEKVSVLITVLSPQAYKLLRNLTTPDKPETKTFKELCVILDQHYVPSQNRWNERQKFMEMTQNDDESVNGWYARVMESASKCEFGAEISELLKYKFITGLRKKIFQRLAEEKEVDLPTALQLAQASENKATFDQTVNVVTPNRSSQSSNTQHQAKTAQSSSNQFRCYRCNKSGHSPNMCRYKTYKCSTCGKIGHLSEACRQRGKQEGTNNKSNRTTKQNDKPRRQQGNNSTKHINTVGVEDKLDNKILIENVNKPIVISLSILGKSMQFELDSGAGISAIPAKTFNTYFKGVELKKSVQNVTSFSGESLNCIGYFNVPIEYKNKNSIIKMHVIENATTKVLGRDFFHQFDICFSILHVDNQIELNNELKLKLLLEKHSELFKDELGMYKYKKISLDISENARPKFWKPRQVPFAKRDIDYKVTLNPHLKDFNHPLPRIEDIFASLHGGKIFCKLDVKQAFMQCLLDERSQMLCALSTDMGIYKVLRMPYGIKVATSIFQQEMEKIISGLKGIAAFVDDILVAASSADELLERLEALFDKLSQAGIRLNKNKCVFLADSIEYLGHTINSKGLSKNMDRVKAFLKTSEPRNVSEVKAFCGVVNYYSKFIEGLAEIMSPIYNLLKKEVIFDFNSKCKESFDTIKSKIAEDITLAHFDLNSPLVLTTDASKHSIAGVLSTVKEGRERPISFISRRLNKSEKNYSVVDKEALAIIYAFKKLRLYLIGRKFELRTDQKSLLRIFDPDKETPVLANERLKRWSSYISGYDFKIKHIPGKENIADPLSRLSNSEDQEFEEEVCQINFLGEKNHMPVSKEDIFCESKKDPLLKTIFRVVKQGSLNKLKGDKFSPFSKRSREISIKENILFWGDRVIVPQKLQAVILEELHSPHMGMVKTKSIARQYFWWPSMNKAIENRCKNCESCKLNTDNPPKAELVSWPIPIKSWSRVHMDYAGPKWSHWFLVIVDSKSKWLEVFKTKQATSQFTRDKLRETFARHGLCDVVVSDNGSVFKSKELEDFFSSNGIDHRTTPTYFPQNNGQAENSQKRGYCSVSRSQYEY; encoded by the exons atGGGTAAAGGAAAAAATCAAACACGCGGCATGGACAAAGAATCAAATGAAGAGGAAGAGGGGTACTCTAATCATTTAGTACTCTCCAATTTTGTTCTCaacacaaaacaatttaatcctGCAACAGACGAATGGGcaatttacaaagaaaaattagCTCACCTCTTCAACATAACAAAAGTAAGGCCTGAAGAAAAAGTAAGCGTCCTCATCACAGTCCTAAGTCCACAAGCATACAAGCTACTTCGGAATCTGACGACACCCGACAAACCAGAAACCAAGACTTTCAAGGAATTGTGTGTCATTCTGGACCAACATTATGTCCCATCACAAAACAGATGGAATGAGCGACAAAAATTCATGGAAATGACCCAAAATGATGACGAGTCCGTGAACGGATGGTATGCCCGAGTCATGGAATCTGCCTCGAAGTGTGAATTCGGAGCTGAAATATCAGAATTGCTTAAGTACAAGTTCATCACAGGTCttcgtaaaaaaatattccaacgCTTAGCAGAAGAGAAGGAAGTTGATCTTCCCACAGCCCTACAACTGGCCCAAGCTAGTGAAAATAAAGCTACTTTTGATCAAACAGTCAACGTTGTCACACCAAATCGTAGCAGCCAAAGCTCCAATACTCAGCATCAAGCAAAAACAGCACAATCTAGCAGCAATCAATTTCGCTGTTATCGCTGTAACAAATCTGGACACTCACCAAACATGTGCCGatataaaacatataaatgtTCAACATGTGGCAAAATTGGACACCTGAGTGAAGCCTGCCGACAACGAGGTAAACAAGAAGGCACAAACAACAAATCAAATCGAACAACAAAGCAAAATGATAAGCCAAGAAGACAACAGGGGAACAACAGCACAAAACACATCAACACCGTGGGAGTAGAAGATAAGTTAGATAATaagattttaattgaaaatgtaaacaaaccaaTTGTCATTTCTCTTTCCATATTAGGTAAATCAATGCAGTTTGAATTGGATAGCGGAGCTGGAATATCAGCGATTCCAGCAAAAACTttcaatacatattttaaaggtGTTGAACTAAAGAAAAGCGTGCAGAATGTGACCTCTTTCTCAGGTGAATCTTTAAATTGTATCGGTTATTTTAATGTGCctattgaatataaaaacaaaaactcaattaTAAAAATGCATGTTATAGAAAATGCAACCACAAAAGTACTAGGTCGTgatttttttcatcagtttgacatttgtttttcaattttgcatGTAGACAAtcaaatagaattaaataatgaattaaaactaaaattactgTTGGAAAAACATAGTGAATTATTTAAAGATGAATTAGGCatgtataaatacaaaaaaatatcacttgATATAAGCGAAAATGCTCGACCTAAGTTCTGGAAACCTCGTCAGGTTCCTTTTGCCAAACGAGATATCGACTATAAGGTCACACTTAACCCACATCTGAAGGATTTTAATCATCCTCTACCTCGCATAGAGGACATTTTTGCTTCATTACATGGAGGTAAAATTTTCTGCAAATTAGACGTGAAACAAGCTTTCATGCAATGTCTTTTAGATGAGAGATCCCAAATGCTTTGTGCCTTAAGCACTGACATGGGAATTTACAAGGTGCTTAGAATGCCATATGGCATCAAAGTAGCCACAAGTATTTTTCAACAAGAAATGGAAAAGATCATTTCTGGTTTAAAAGGTATAGCCGCTTTTGTTGACGATATTCTAGTAGCAGCTTCATCAGCTGATGAGCTTCTTGAAAGATTAGAAGCATTATTTGATAAACTTTCACAAGCTGGAATcagattaaacaaaaacaagtgtGTGTTTCTCGCCGACTCAATTGAGTATTTAGGCCACACAATTAATTCGAAAGGCCTATCCAAAAACATGGATAGAGTCaaagcatttctaaaaactTCTGAACCACGAAATGTGAGTGAAGTTAAGGCTTTTTGCGGAGttgtaaattattattcaaaattcattgAGGGCTTAGCTGAAATAATGTCTCCGATttacaatcttttaaaaaaagaggttatttttgattttaattctaAATGTAAAGAATCTTTTGAtacaattaaaagtaaaatagcAGAGGACATAACGCTAGCTCATTTCGATTTAAATTCTCCCCTTGTTTTGACAACAGATGCATCAAAACATAGTATTGCTGGAGTTTTATCCACAGTTAAAGAGGGTAGAGAACGCCCTATTTCTTTTATATCTCGTCGATTAAATAAATCCGAGAAAAATTATTCTGTAGTGGATAAAGAAGCTTTAGCAATTATATAtgctttcaaaaagttaagaTTATATCTAATTGGTAGAAAGTTTGAGTTAAGAACCGATCAAAAATCTCTATTAAGAATTTTCGATCCAGATAAAGAGACACCTGTACTAGCTAATGAGAGACTAAAACGTTGGTCATCTTACATTAGTggctatgattttaaaattaaacacattCCTGGCAAGGAGAACATAGCCGATCCCCTCTCTAGATTATCCAATTCTGAAGATCAAGAATTTGAAGAGGAAGTGtgtcaaataaatttcttaGGAGAGAAAAATCATATGCCTGTCTCGAAAGAAGACATATTTTGCGAATCAAAAAAAGATCCTttattgaaaacgatatttcgaGTTGTAAAACAaggttctttaaataaattaaagggcGATAAATTTAGTCCATTTTCAAAACGAAGCAGGGAAAtaagtataaaagaaaatattcttttttgggGCGATCGAGTGATTGTTCCTCAAAAACTGCAAGCTGTAATTCTAGAGGAATTACATTCTCCACATATGGGAATGGTCAAAACAAAATCGATTGCCagacaatatttttggtggCCAAGTATGAATAAAGCTATTGAAAATCGTTGCAAGAATTGTGAATCTTGTAAATTAAATACTGATAATCCTCCCAAAGCTGAATTAGTGTCTTGGCCGATACCAATTAAATCTTGGTCTCGTGTTCACATGGACTACGCAGGACCTAAATGGAGTCACTGGTTTCTAGTTATTGTGGATTCAAAATCCAAATGGTTGGaggtatttaaaacaaaacaggcAACTTCTCAGTTTACAAGAGATAAACTTAGGGAAACTTTTGCTAGACATGGTTTGTGTGACGTTGTAGTATCTGACAACGGTTCCGTCTTTAAGTCCAAAGaacttgaagattttttttcttcaaatggcATAGACCATAGGACAACTCCAACATACTTTCCTCAAAATAATGGACAAGCTGAGAATTCA caaaaaagGGGGTATTGTAGTGTAAGCAGATCTCAATATGAGTACTAG